A region from the Eulemur rufifrons isolate Redbay chromosome 21, OSU_ERuf_1, whole genome shotgun sequence genome encodes:
- the ARVCF gene encoding splicing regulator ARVCF isoform X1: protein MEDCNVHSAASILASVKEQEARFERLTRALEQERRHVALQLERAQQPGVGSGGVGSGQPLPMAWQQLVLQEQSPGSQASLAAMPEAPEVLEETVTVEEDPGTPTSHVSIVTSEDGTTRRTETKVTKTVKTVTTRTVRQVPLGPDGLPLLDGGPPLGPFADGPLDRHFLLRGGGPAATLSRAYLSSGGGFPDGPELRDGPSYGSLSRGLGVRPPRTGPLGPGPADGCFTLPGRREAFPAGPEPGPPGGRSLPERFQAEPYGLEDDTRSLAAEDEGGPELEPDYGTATRRRPECGRGLRTRAYEDAADDGGELLDERPAFPAVTAPLAQPERGSLGSLDRLARRSPSVDSTRKEPRWRDPELPEVLAMLRHPVDPVKANAAAYLQHLCFENEGVKRRVRQLRGLPLLVALLDHPRAEVRRRACGALRNLSYGRDADNKAAIRDCGGVPALVRLLRSARDNEIRELVTGTLWNLSSYEPLKMVIIDHGLQTLTHEVIVPHSGWELEPNEDSKPRDAEWTTVFKNTSGCLRNVSSDGAEARRRLRECEGLVDALLHALQSAVGRKDTDNKSVENCVCIMRNLSYHVHKEVPGADRYQEAEPGPLGNAAGPQRRRRDDASCFGGKKAKGKKDGELDQNFDTLDLPKRTEAAKGFELLYQPEVVRLYLSLLTESRNFNTLEAAAGALQNLSAGNWMWATYIRATVRKERGLPVLVELLQSETDKVVRAVAIALRNLSLDRRNKDLIGSYAMAELVHNVRNAQAPARPGARLEEDTVVAVLNTIHEIVSDSLDNARSLLQARGVPALVALVASSPCGRQRRRRTCCRRCGATRSYAALCRGTAGLKRASSLQLLLPRDPRGHRALGALMTARCPWWTRALVSAGWWRVAGRVDRSSATRWPHRWSPGDCPWHLRLCHAGSGGCLLAETGQKEAKALESGHSGSPRPAPLRSVCPGPRPLWATSHLPVPADSEKTGSQDGIPMDALGPDGYSTVDRRERRVRGGGSAGEASENEPLKLDPGRKAPPPGPSRPAVRLVDAVGDAKPQPVDSWV from the exons ATGGAGGACTGCAACGTGCACTCGGCCGCCAGCATCCTGGCTTCGGTGAAGGAGCAGGAAGCCCGCTTCGAGCGGCTGACGCGAGCACTGGAGCAGGAGCGGCGCCATGTTGCCCTGCAGCTGGAACGTGCCCAGCAGCCGGGTGTGGGCAGTGGTGGCGTGGGCAGTGGGCAGCCCCTGCCGATGGCCTGGCAACAACTGGTCCTGCAG GAGCAGAGCCCAGGCAGCCAGGCCTCGCTGGCCGCCATGCCAGAGGCACCCGAGGTCCTGGAAGAGACGGTGACGGTGGAGGAGGACCCTGGCACACCCACCTCTCACGTGTCCATTGTCACGTCCGAGGACGGCACAACCCGGCGCACTGAGACCAAG GTTACCAAGACGGTCAAGACGGTGACCACGCGGACGGTACGCCAGGTGCCCCTGGGTCCAGATGGACTCCCCCTACTGGACGGTGGCCCCCCGCTAGGCCCTTTTGCTGATGGGCCCCTGGACCGGCACTTCCTGCTGCGTGGTGGTGGCCCGGCGGCCACACTCTCCCGAGCCTACCTCAGCAGCGGGGGCGGCTTTCCCGACGGCCCCGAGCTCCGGGACGGCCCCAGCTATGGCAGCCTGTCTCGAGGGCTGGGTGTGCGGCCCCCACGCACTGGCCCCCTTGGCCCGGGCCCTGCTGATGGCTGCTTCACACTGCCGGGCCGCCGTGAGGCCTTCCCCGCGGGTCCTGAGCCCGGGCCACCGGGCGGCCGCTCCCTGCCTGAGCGCTTCCAGGCAGAGCCGTATGGCTTGGAGGACGACACCCGCAGCCTGGCCGCCGAGGATGAGGGTGGCCCCGAGCTGGAGCCTGACTATGGCACAGCCACACGGAGGAGGCCTGAGTGTGGGCGGGGCCTTCGCACCAG GGCCTATGAGGACGCGGCGGATGACGGTGGCGAGCTGCTGGACGAGCGGCCTGCGTTCCCAGCGGTGACGGCGCCCCTGGCCCAGCCGGAACGGGGCAGCCTGGGCAGCCTGGACCGGCTGGCCCGTCGCTCACCCTCAGTGGACAGCACCCGCAAGGAGCCACGCTGGCGGGACCCTGAGCTTCCTGAGGTGCTGGCCATGCTGCGGCACCCTGTGGACCCCGTGAAGGCCAACGCGGCCGCCTACCTGCAGCACCTGTGCTTTGAGAACGAGGGCGTCAAGCGGCGCGTGCGGCAGCTGCGGGGGCTGCCACTGCTCGTGGCACTGCTGGACCACCCTCGGGCCGAGGTGCGGCGCCGGGCCTGCGGGGCGCTGCGCAACCTCTCCTACGGCCGCGATGCCGACAACAAGGCCGCCATCCGGGACTGTGGTGGCGTGCCTGCCCTGGTGCGCCTGCTGCGGTCTGCCAGGGACAACGAGATCCGTGAACTCGTCACTG GCACGCTCTGGAACCTGTCGTCCTATGAGCCCCTGAAGATGGTCATCATTGACCATGGCCTGCAGACACTGACCCACGAGGTCATCGTGCCCCACTCAGGCTGGGAGCTCGAGCCCAACGAGGACTCCAAGCCCCGGGATGCCGAGTGGACGACCGTCTTCAAGAACACGTCAGGTTGCCTGAG GAATGTGAGCTCAGATGGCGCCGAGGCCCGGCGGCGACTCCGGGAGTGTGAAGGGCTGGTGGACGCACTCCTGCACGCGCTGCAGTCGGCTGTGGGCAGGAAGGACACGGACAACAAG TCAGTGGAGAACTGCGTGTGCATCATGCGGAACCTGTCTTACCACGTGCACAAGGAGGTGCCTGGGGCCGACAGGTATCAGGAGGCCGAGCCTGGGCCCCTGGGCAATGCAGCGGGCCCCCAGCGCAGGAGGCGGGATGACGCCAGCTGCTTCGGTGGCAAGAAGGCCAAAG GGAAGAAGGATGGTGAGCTGGACCAGAACTTTGACACGCTGGACCTGCCTAAGAGAACCGAGGCTGCCAAGG GCTTTGAGCTGCTGTACCAGCCTGAGGTGGTACGTCTTTATCTCTCCCTCCTCACTGAGAGCCGGAACTTCAACACTCTCGAGGCCGCCGCCGGCGCTCTGCAGAACCTCAGCGCGGGCAACTGGATG TGGGCCACCTACATCCGGGCCACCGTGCGCAAGGAGCGCGGGCTCCCGGTGCTTGTGGAACTGCTGCAGTCCGAGACCGACAAGGTGGTGCGCGCGGTCGCCATTGCCCTGCGCAACCTCTCCCTGGACCGGCGCAACAAGGACCTCATCG ggagctACGCCATGGCAGAGCTGGTGCACAACGTGCGGAACGCGCAGGCGCCGGCTCGACCCGGGGCCCGCCTGGAGGAGGACACCGTGGTGGCTGTGCTTAACACCATCCATGAGATAGTGTCCGACAGCCTGGACAACGCGCGCTCGCTGCTGCAGGCCCGCGGTGTCCCTGCGCTCGTGGCCCTCGTCGCctccag TCCGTGCGGGAGGCAAAGGCGGCGTCGCACGTGCTGCAGACGGTGTGGAGCTACAAGGAGCTACGCGGCGCTTTGCAGAGGGACGGCTGGACTAAAGCGCGCTTCCAG tctgcagctgctgctgccaaGGGACCCAAGGGGGCACCGAGCCCTGGGGGCTTTGATGACAGCACGCTGCCCCTGGTGGACAAGAGCCTTGGTGAGTGCTGGCTGGTGGAGGGTGGCCGGCAGAGTAGACAGGTCTTCTGCCACCAGATGGCCCCATAGGTGGTCTCCCGGGGACTGCCCATGGCATCTGCGTTTGTGTCACGCTGGCAGCGGGGGTTGTCTCCTGGCAGAGACTGGGCAAAAGGAAGCAAAGGCCTTAGAATCAGGGCATTCAGGGTCACCGAGGCCAGCCCCGCTGCGGTCTGTCTGCCCTGGCCCCCGGCCGCTGTGGGCGACCAGCCACCTTCCTGTGCCTGCAGACAGCGAGAAAACAGGCAGCCAAGACGGGATCCCCATGGATGCTCTCGGCCCAG ATGGATACTCCACGGTGGACCGGCGGGAGCGGAGGGTTCGGGGCGGTGGCTCTGCAGGGGAGGCCTCTGAGAATGAGCCTTTGAAA CTCGACCCTGGCAGGAAGGCCCCTCCCCCCGGGCCCAGCAGGCCCGCGGTCAGGCTGGTGGACGCCGTGGGGGACGCTAAGCCTCAGCCCGTTGACTCCTGGGTCTAG
- the ARVCF gene encoding splicing regulator ARVCF isoform X5 — translation MEDCNVHSAASILASVKEQEARFERLTRALEQERRHVALQLERAQQPGVGSGGVGSGQPLPMAWQQLVLQEQSPGSQASLAAMPEAPEVLEETVTVEEDPGTPTSHVSIVTSEDGTTRRTETKVTKTVKTVTTRTVRQVPLGPDGLPLLDGGPPLGPFADGPLDRHFLLRGGGPAATLSRAYLSSGGGFPDGPELRDGPSYGSLSRGLGVRPPRTGPLGPGPADGCFTLPGRREAFPAGPEPGPPGGRSLPERFQAEPYGLEDDTRSLAAEDEGGPELEPDYGTATRRRPECGRGLRTRAYEDAADDGGELLDERPAFPAVTAPLAQPERGSLGSLDRLARRSPSVDSTRKEPRWRDPELPEVLAMLRHPVDPVKANAAAYLQHLCFENEGVKRRVRQLRGLPLLVALLDHPRAEVRRRACGALRNLSYGRDADNKAAIRDCGGVPALVRLLRSARDNEIRELVTGTLWNLSSYEPLKMVIIDHGLQTLTHEVIVPHSGWELEPNEDSKPRDAEWTTVFKNTSGCLRNVSSDGAEARRRLRECEGLVDALLHALQSAVGRKDTDNKSVENCVCIMRNLSYHVHKEVPGADRYQEAEPGPLGNAAGPQRRRRDDASCFGGKKAKGKKDGELDQNFDTLDLPKRTEAAKGFELLYQPEVVRLYLSLLTESRNFNTLEAAAGALQNLSAGNWMWATYIRATVRKERGLPVLVELLQSETDKVVRAVAIALRNLSLDRRNKDLIGSYAMAELVHNVRNAQAPARPGARLEEDTVVAVLNTIHEIVSDSLDNARSLLQARGVPALVALVASSQSVREAKAASHVLQTVWSYKELRGALQRDGWTKARFQSAAAAAKGPKGAPSPGGFDDSTLPLVDKSLDSEKTGSQDGIPMDALGPDGYSTVDRRERRVRGGGSAGEASENEPLKGPGPAACS, via the exons ATGGAGGACTGCAACGTGCACTCGGCCGCCAGCATCCTGGCTTCGGTGAAGGAGCAGGAAGCCCGCTTCGAGCGGCTGACGCGAGCACTGGAGCAGGAGCGGCGCCATGTTGCCCTGCAGCTGGAACGTGCCCAGCAGCCGGGTGTGGGCAGTGGTGGCGTGGGCAGTGGGCAGCCCCTGCCGATGGCCTGGCAACAACTGGTCCTGCAG GAGCAGAGCCCAGGCAGCCAGGCCTCGCTGGCCGCCATGCCAGAGGCACCCGAGGTCCTGGAAGAGACGGTGACGGTGGAGGAGGACCCTGGCACACCCACCTCTCACGTGTCCATTGTCACGTCCGAGGACGGCACAACCCGGCGCACTGAGACCAAG GTTACCAAGACGGTCAAGACGGTGACCACGCGGACGGTACGCCAGGTGCCCCTGGGTCCAGATGGACTCCCCCTACTGGACGGTGGCCCCCCGCTAGGCCCTTTTGCTGATGGGCCCCTGGACCGGCACTTCCTGCTGCGTGGTGGTGGCCCGGCGGCCACACTCTCCCGAGCCTACCTCAGCAGCGGGGGCGGCTTTCCCGACGGCCCCGAGCTCCGGGACGGCCCCAGCTATGGCAGCCTGTCTCGAGGGCTGGGTGTGCGGCCCCCACGCACTGGCCCCCTTGGCCCGGGCCCTGCTGATGGCTGCTTCACACTGCCGGGCCGCCGTGAGGCCTTCCCCGCGGGTCCTGAGCCCGGGCCACCGGGCGGCCGCTCCCTGCCTGAGCGCTTCCAGGCAGAGCCGTATGGCTTGGAGGACGACACCCGCAGCCTGGCCGCCGAGGATGAGGGTGGCCCCGAGCTGGAGCCTGACTATGGCACAGCCACACGGAGGAGGCCTGAGTGTGGGCGGGGCCTTCGCACCAG GGCCTATGAGGACGCGGCGGATGACGGTGGCGAGCTGCTGGACGAGCGGCCTGCGTTCCCAGCGGTGACGGCGCCCCTGGCCCAGCCGGAACGGGGCAGCCTGGGCAGCCTGGACCGGCTGGCCCGTCGCTCACCCTCAGTGGACAGCACCCGCAAGGAGCCACGCTGGCGGGACCCTGAGCTTCCTGAGGTGCTGGCCATGCTGCGGCACCCTGTGGACCCCGTGAAGGCCAACGCGGCCGCCTACCTGCAGCACCTGTGCTTTGAGAACGAGGGCGTCAAGCGGCGCGTGCGGCAGCTGCGGGGGCTGCCACTGCTCGTGGCACTGCTGGACCACCCTCGGGCCGAGGTGCGGCGCCGGGCCTGCGGGGCGCTGCGCAACCTCTCCTACGGCCGCGATGCCGACAACAAGGCCGCCATCCGGGACTGTGGTGGCGTGCCTGCCCTGGTGCGCCTGCTGCGGTCTGCCAGGGACAACGAGATCCGTGAACTCGTCACTG GCACGCTCTGGAACCTGTCGTCCTATGAGCCCCTGAAGATGGTCATCATTGACCATGGCCTGCAGACACTGACCCACGAGGTCATCGTGCCCCACTCAGGCTGGGAGCTCGAGCCCAACGAGGACTCCAAGCCCCGGGATGCCGAGTGGACGACCGTCTTCAAGAACACGTCAGGTTGCCTGAG GAATGTGAGCTCAGATGGCGCCGAGGCCCGGCGGCGACTCCGGGAGTGTGAAGGGCTGGTGGACGCACTCCTGCACGCGCTGCAGTCGGCTGTGGGCAGGAAGGACACGGACAACAAG TCAGTGGAGAACTGCGTGTGCATCATGCGGAACCTGTCTTACCACGTGCACAAGGAGGTGCCTGGGGCCGACAGGTATCAGGAGGCCGAGCCTGGGCCCCTGGGCAATGCAGCGGGCCCCCAGCGCAGGAGGCGGGATGACGCCAGCTGCTTCGGTGGCAAGAAGGCCAAAG GGAAGAAGGATGGTGAGCTGGACCAGAACTTTGACACGCTGGACCTGCCTAAGAGAACCGAGGCTGCCAAGG GCTTTGAGCTGCTGTACCAGCCTGAGGTGGTACGTCTTTATCTCTCCCTCCTCACTGAGAGCCGGAACTTCAACACTCTCGAGGCCGCCGCCGGCGCTCTGCAGAACCTCAGCGCGGGCAACTGGATG TGGGCCACCTACATCCGGGCCACCGTGCGCAAGGAGCGCGGGCTCCCGGTGCTTGTGGAACTGCTGCAGTCCGAGACCGACAAGGTGGTGCGCGCGGTCGCCATTGCCCTGCGCAACCTCTCCCTGGACCGGCGCAACAAGGACCTCATCG ggagctACGCCATGGCAGAGCTGGTGCACAACGTGCGGAACGCGCAGGCGCCGGCTCGACCCGGGGCCCGCCTGGAGGAGGACACCGTGGTGGCTGTGCTTAACACCATCCATGAGATAGTGTCCGACAGCCTGGACAACGCGCGCTCGCTGCTGCAGGCCCGCGGTGTCCCTGCGCTCGTGGCCCTCGTCGCctccag CCAGTCCGTGCGGGAGGCAAAGGCGGCGTCGCACGTGCTGCAGACGGTGTGGAGCTACAAGGAGCTACGCGGCGCTTTGCAGAGGGACGGCTGGACTAAAGCGCGCTTCCAG tctgcagctgctgctgccaaGGGACCCAAGGGGGCACCGAGCCCTGGGGGCTTTGATGACAGCACGCTGCCCCTGGTGGACAAGAGCCTTG ACAGCGAGAAAACAGGCAGCCAAGACGGGATCCCCATGGATGCTCTCGGCCCAG ATGGATACTCCACGGTGGACCGGCGGGAGCGGAGGGTTCGGGGCGGTGGCTCTGCAGGGGAGGCCTCTGAGAATGAGCCTTTGAAA GGCCCCGGCCCAGCCGCTTGTTCTTAG
- the ARVCF gene encoding splicing regulator ARVCF isoform X2, producing the protein MEDCNVHSAASILASVKEQEARFERLTRALEQERRHVALQLERAQQPGVGSGGVGSGQPLPMAWQQLVLQEQSPGSQASLAAMPEAPEVLEETVTVEEDPGTPTSHVSIVTSEDGTTRRTETKVTKTVKTVTTRTVRQVPLGPDGLPLLDGGPPLGPFADGPLDRHFLLRGGGPAATLSRAYLSSGGGFPDGPELRDGPSYGSLSRGLGVRPPRTGPLGPGPADGCFTLPGRREAFPAGPEPGPPGGRSLPERFQAEPYGLEDDTRSLAAEDEGGPELEPDYGTATRRRPECGRGLRTRAYEDAADDGGELLDERPAFPAVTAPLAQPERGSLGSLDRLARRSPSVDSTRKEPRWRDPELPEVLAMLRHPVDPVKANAAAYLQHLCFENEGVKRRVRQLRGLPLLVALLDHPRAEVRRRACGALRNLSYGRDADNKAAIRDCGGVPALVRLLRSARDNEIRELVTGTLWNLSSYEPLKMVIIDHGLQTLTHEVIVPHSGWELEPNEDSKPRDAEWTTVFKNTSGCLRNVSSDGAEARRRLRECEGLVDALLHALQSAVGRKDTDNKSVENCVCIMRNLSYHVHKEVPGADRYQEAEPGPLGNAAGPQRRRRDDASCFGGKKAKGKKDGELDQNFDTLDLPKRTEAAKGFELLYQPEVVRLYLSLLTESRNFNTLEAAAGALQNLSAGNWMWATYIRATVRKERGLPVLVELLQSETDKVVRAVAIALRNLSLDRRNKDLIGSYAMAELVHNVRNAQAPARPGARLEEDTVVAVLNTIHEIVSDSLDNARSLLQARGVPALVALVASSPCGRQRRRRTCCRRCGATRSYAALCRGTAGLKRASSLQLLLPRDPRGHRALGALMTARCPWWTRALVSAGWWRVAGRVDRSSATRWPHRWSPGDCPWHLRLCHAGSGGCLLAETGQKEAKALESGHSGSPRPAPLRSVCPGPRPLWATSHLPVPADSEKTGSQDGIPMDALGPDGYSTVDRRERRVRGGGSAGEASENEPLKGPGPAACS; encoded by the exons ATGGAGGACTGCAACGTGCACTCGGCCGCCAGCATCCTGGCTTCGGTGAAGGAGCAGGAAGCCCGCTTCGAGCGGCTGACGCGAGCACTGGAGCAGGAGCGGCGCCATGTTGCCCTGCAGCTGGAACGTGCCCAGCAGCCGGGTGTGGGCAGTGGTGGCGTGGGCAGTGGGCAGCCCCTGCCGATGGCCTGGCAACAACTGGTCCTGCAG GAGCAGAGCCCAGGCAGCCAGGCCTCGCTGGCCGCCATGCCAGAGGCACCCGAGGTCCTGGAAGAGACGGTGACGGTGGAGGAGGACCCTGGCACACCCACCTCTCACGTGTCCATTGTCACGTCCGAGGACGGCACAACCCGGCGCACTGAGACCAAG GTTACCAAGACGGTCAAGACGGTGACCACGCGGACGGTACGCCAGGTGCCCCTGGGTCCAGATGGACTCCCCCTACTGGACGGTGGCCCCCCGCTAGGCCCTTTTGCTGATGGGCCCCTGGACCGGCACTTCCTGCTGCGTGGTGGTGGCCCGGCGGCCACACTCTCCCGAGCCTACCTCAGCAGCGGGGGCGGCTTTCCCGACGGCCCCGAGCTCCGGGACGGCCCCAGCTATGGCAGCCTGTCTCGAGGGCTGGGTGTGCGGCCCCCACGCACTGGCCCCCTTGGCCCGGGCCCTGCTGATGGCTGCTTCACACTGCCGGGCCGCCGTGAGGCCTTCCCCGCGGGTCCTGAGCCCGGGCCACCGGGCGGCCGCTCCCTGCCTGAGCGCTTCCAGGCAGAGCCGTATGGCTTGGAGGACGACACCCGCAGCCTGGCCGCCGAGGATGAGGGTGGCCCCGAGCTGGAGCCTGACTATGGCACAGCCACACGGAGGAGGCCTGAGTGTGGGCGGGGCCTTCGCACCAG GGCCTATGAGGACGCGGCGGATGACGGTGGCGAGCTGCTGGACGAGCGGCCTGCGTTCCCAGCGGTGACGGCGCCCCTGGCCCAGCCGGAACGGGGCAGCCTGGGCAGCCTGGACCGGCTGGCCCGTCGCTCACCCTCAGTGGACAGCACCCGCAAGGAGCCACGCTGGCGGGACCCTGAGCTTCCTGAGGTGCTGGCCATGCTGCGGCACCCTGTGGACCCCGTGAAGGCCAACGCGGCCGCCTACCTGCAGCACCTGTGCTTTGAGAACGAGGGCGTCAAGCGGCGCGTGCGGCAGCTGCGGGGGCTGCCACTGCTCGTGGCACTGCTGGACCACCCTCGGGCCGAGGTGCGGCGCCGGGCCTGCGGGGCGCTGCGCAACCTCTCCTACGGCCGCGATGCCGACAACAAGGCCGCCATCCGGGACTGTGGTGGCGTGCCTGCCCTGGTGCGCCTGCTGCGGTCTGCCAGGGACAACGAGATCCGTGAACTCGTCACTG GCACGCTCTGGAACCTGTCGTCCTATGAGCCCCTGAAGATGGTCATCATTGACCATGGCCTGCAGACACTGACCCACGAGGTCATCGTGCCCCACTCAGGCTGGGAGCTCGAGCCCAACGAGGACTCCAAGCCCCGGGATGCCGAGTGGACGACCGTCTTCAAGAACACGTCAGGTTGCCTGAG GAATGTGAGCTCAGATGGCGCCGAGGCCCGGCGGCGACTCCGGGAGTGTGAAGGGCTGGTGGACGCACTCCTGCACGCGCTGCAGTCGGCTGTGGGCAGGAAGGACACGGACAACAAG TCAGTGGAGAACTGCGTGTGCATCATGCGGAACCTGTCTTACCACGTGCACAAGGAGGTGCCTGGGGCCGACAGGTATCAGGAGGCCGAGCCTGGGCCCCTGGGCAATGCAGCGGGCCCCCAGCGCAGGAGGCGGGATGACGCCAGCTGCTTCGGTGGCAAGAAGGCCAAAG GGAAGAAGGATGGTGAGCTGGACCAGAACTTTGACACGCTGGACCTGCCTAAGAGAACCGAGGCTGCCAAGG GCTTTGAGCTGCTGTACCAGCCTGAGGTGGTACGTCTTTATCTCTCCCTCCTCACTGAGAGCCGGAACTTCAACACTCTCGAGGCCGCCGCCGGCGCTCTGCAGAACCTCAGCGCGGGCAACTGGATG TGGGCCACCTACATCCGGGCCACCGTGCGCAAGGAGCGCGGGCTCCCGGTGCTTGTGGAACTGCTGCAGTCCGAGACCGACAAGGTGGTGCGCGCGGTCGCCATTGCCCTGCGCAACCTCTCCCTGGACCGGCGCAACAAGGACCTCATCG ggagctACGCCATGGCAGAGCTGGTGCACAACGTGCGGAACGCGCAGGCGCCGGCTCGACCCGGGGCCCGCCTGGAGGAGGACACCGTGGTGGCTGTGCTTAACACCATCCATGAGATAGTGTCCGACAGCCTGGACAACGCGCGCTCGCTGCTGCAGGCCCGCGGTGTCCCTGCGCTCGTGGCCCTCGTCGCctccag TCCGTGCGGGAGGCAAAGGCGGCGTCGCACGTGCTGCAGACGGTGTGGAGCTACAAGGAGCTACGCGGCGCTTTGCAGAGGGACGGCTGGACTAAAGCGCGCTTCCAG tctgcagctgctgctgccaaGGGACCCAAGGGGGCACCGAGCCCTGGGGGCTTTGATGACAGCACGCTGCCCCTGGTGGACAAGAGCCTTGGTGAGTGCTGGCTGGTGGAGGGTGGCCGGCAGAGTAGACAGGTCTTCTGCCACCAGATGGCCCCATAGGTGGTCTCCCGGGGACTGCCCATGGCATCTGCGTTTGTGTCACGCTGGCAGCGGGGGTTGTCTCCTGGCAGAGACTGGGCAAAAGGAAGCAAAGGCCTTAGAATCAGGGCATTCAGGGTCACCGAGGCCAGCCCCGCTGCGGTCTGTCTGCCCTGGCCCCCGGCCGCTGTGGGCGACCAGCCACCTTCCTGTGCCTGCAGACAGCGAGAAAACAGGCAGCCAAGACGGGATCCCCATGGATGCTCTCGGCCCAG ATGGATACTCCACGGTGGACCGGCGGGAGCGGAGGGTTCGGGGCGGTGGCTCTGCAGGGGAGGCCTCTGAGAATGAGCCTTTGAAA GGCCCCGGCCCAGCCGCTTGTTCTTAG